A stretch of DNA from Aspergillus flavus chromosome 3, complete sequence:
AGCTATATGATATACAACTACGACGAAGAGTATATGCAAAGTGCGTAGCGgacaaagacagaagaatAGCTTAACATGCAATGATAAAGCAAACACGAACAATAGATATCTCGggataaaaagaaaaccgcCCGCcgtcatccttcttctcatctTCGGGAGTTCAGTAGAACGGATCGAATCTAGGTCTCAATGAGATCACCAGTCGACGACTGAGTTTGTTCAGGAACGCTGTTGTCCCTTGTATCCTTGTTGGCGATCTTACGGGAAGAGCGGGCGTAAAATTCGTCCAGGACGCGCTTGGGGATACGGTTGAGGAGGTCCTTGGGGTAAATGCGGAGCAGGTTCCAGGCGATGTCTAGGGAGTCGTAGATACTGCGCGATTCGTAGGGGGACTGGCTAATGAAGGTCTTCTCGAACTTCTCCAAGAATTCGAGAGACAGCTTGTCTTCGGAGGACAGGGCTTCCTCACCGACGACTGCCTTCATGGCGGCTGTTGTGGTAGTTTTATTAGTACCGCATGGCTCGTGGGGACTCATGGTGGGGGTGACTAACCGGCATCACGTCCAATAGCGTACTTGGCGTACAGCTGGTTGGACACATCAGAGTGGTCCTTACGGGTACGACCCTCACCAATGGCAGACTTCATCAGACGCGACAGAGATGGAAGGACATTAATTGGGGGGTAGACACCCTTGTTGTACAGCTGACGATCAATGAAGATCTGGCCCTCAGTAATGTAACCTGTCAAGTCGGGAATAGGGTGGGTGATGTCTGATACAAAGTCAACACAGTTTTCCTGATAAAAGGAGGGAAACCAACCATCGTTAGGCATAGTCAGAATAGGAATCTGAGTGATAGACCCGTTACGACCCTCTACACGTCCAGCACGCTCGTAGATAGTGGACAAATCAGTGTACATGTAACCGGGGTAACCACGACGACCGGGTACTTCTTCTCTGGCAGCGGAGACTTCACGAAGAGCATCACAATAGGCTGAAAGATCAGTCATGATAACCAGAACGTGCTTCTCCAGTTGGTAAGCGTAGTATTCGGCGGTTGTCAGGGCAAGACGAGGGGTAATGATACGTTCAATGCTGAAATAAATAGTTAGTATCACGAGGATGGTAAACACAGGGGCACCCTAAGGAATTGATGATGGACGTACGTAGGGTCATTAGCCAAGTTCAGGAACAGCGTGACACGCTCCATACTGCCGTTCTCCTCGAAATCACGGGTGAAGAAACGGCTAGTCTCCATGTTGACACCCATAGCTGCGAAGACGATCGAGAAGTTCTCTTCGTGTCCGTCGTGGACGTCCTTAGTCGGCTTGCCGACCAAGCCAGCCTGGCGACAAATCTGGGCAGCAATTTCGTTGTGTGGAAGACCGGAAGCGGAGAAAATGGGAATCTTCTGACCACGAGCAATGGAGTTCATAGTATCGATGGCAGAGATACCGGTGGAGATCATTTCTTCGGGGTACACCTTTACACCATCCGTTAGCGACACCTAGCTCCGTCATCGAATCCACCGGGGGATAGCGTATGCGTACTCTCGAGTAAGGGTTAATAGGTTGACCGTTGATATCCAAATAATCCTCCGCCAACACCTTGGGACCCTTATCAATGGCGCGACCCGAACCATCGAATACACGACCCAGCATGTCCTCCGAGACACCCAGCTTTAAGCTGTGGCCGCTGAACTCGACCTTGGTCTAAGACAAAGTCAGCATGACGACTCAGAAAGATGTGCAACCACCCGACGAAGTTATGCCATTGCAGTATACCTTTTTGACATCAATACCGGGAGTACCTTCGAACACCTAATCGGAAACCATGTTAATGCTCCGCCCGACAACAACTTTTATCGGACTTATGTTCTGGAGTACTCCGCACCTGAACGACGGCTCTACTTCCTATTCACCGAATATATGAGTTAGCTTGTCTGATCGATCCTGTATGGCCCTCTTCTAAATAAGCTCAACATACCTCTAGCCTCAAGGACCTGACCAGACCGTTCGGTACCATCAGGAAGAGTCAAGGATACAATCTCGTTGTATCGGGGGAATTTAACCTAAGTCAACACCACCATGAGCATGAATACGTGACACgcaagcttcttcagcttgccAGCAAAGATACAGTGGAGGGGCATACATTATCCAGGATGACCAGCGGTCCGTTAATACCTGCGATAGTATTGTAGCGAATACGAGGCTTGACGGAAGTCATCCTGGGGTCAACGAATTCGGACGCCATGGCTGCAAAGTTCCTGACCAGCTGCCGAAAATGGATACAGGAGGGGgccgcgaagaagagggtggggagtgaaggaagaggagctccTGACGTCGGGGCCAAGTGAGATCGTACGTAGTCCGATATGATGGCTGGTCTCCGCAGTCGTTGGGCGGTGACTCGTGCACGTGATTCCAGCTGAAGCTATGACATCGTctacatacggagtacacatACATAACTTGTGAGGCACAATTTTGGTTGTCTAGGGAATTTGTCCCAACTCATTATGTTTTATTCTGATCTTGCAAAGTCATGAGGATATCCGTGTGCTGATGGTTGTCATATCAAACTGATCCCTAAACCACGTAGCAATATGCGTGCAGGACGTcatttagaaaaaaaaaaaatgaaaaatgaaaaatgaaaagagaaagcaGCCTTGACGAAATGATAagagaaatagaaagaaagataggCAAAACGGGCATCTTCGTCCATCATGGCAACAATAATTCATAATCATACAGGTTGAGAATTGAAGGTAAATGATCGAGAAAGTGTAGCGAAAAAAGACATGCGCCGTATGGCTAGAAACCGTCAAGCTATCCGAAATGCAAGCGCGGGAAATGTGCAGTCAACCTAATCCACCTTTGCCATTGCAAGCTTTTTGGGTGTTGATAGATTATTCGACAGACGAATgtttgtcttcttcgtcttggaTTGCTTCTTTAGCTTCTTCCGGGCGACCATAACCGGAACCGAGGAGTGCATGACCAGATAATTGGAAAATGACCCGAGAAGTACACTGGAAGCAATTAGCTTTTGTAGAAACTTTGGAGTAGGATGGTGAATAATTACCCTTTCAGAGCGCTCCGGCCCCGGGCACCGACAATGACAAGGGTTGGCTCAAGCCCGTCGATCTAGAGAACAACAAAGATGTCAGTCACTTCAAGCTACGACAGCGGTAAAGGGTCCAGGATTGCACCACATACAGCTTCGGTAATCATATGTTTAGGGCTCTTGCAATGAATCACCTCAACGGCAACCCGTACCTGTAACAGCGTCTTTCTGAGGAGTCGGACACACGTTTGTGAGATAACTTCAA
This window harbors:
- a CDS encoding vacuolar H+-ATPase V1 sector, subunit B (v-type proton ATPase subunit B), whose protein sequence is MASEFVDPRMTSVKPRIRYNTIAGINGPLVILDNVKFPRYNEIVSLTLPDGTERSGQVLEARGSRAVVQVFEGTPGIDVKKTKVEFSGHSLKLGVSEDMLGRVFDGSGRAIDKGPKVLAEDYLDINGQPINPYSRVYPEEMISTGISAIDTMNSIARGQKIPIFSASGLPHNEIAAQICRQAGLVGKPTKDVHDGHEENFSIVFAAMGVNMETSRFFTRDFEENGSMERVTLFLNLANDPTIERIITPRLALTTAEYYAYQLEKHVLVIMTDLSAYCDALREVSAAREEVPGRRGYPGYMYTDLSTIYERAGRVEGRNGSITQIPILTMPNDDITHPIPDLTGYITEGQIFIDRQLYNKGVYPPINVLPSLSRLMKSAIGEGRTRKDHSDVSNQLYAKYAIGRDAAAMKAVVGEEALSSEDKLSLEFLEKFEKTFISQSPYESRSIYDSLDIAWNLLRIYPKDLLNRIPKRVLDEFYARSSRKIANKDTRDNSVPEQTQSSTGDLIET